A window of Nicotiana sylvestris chromosome 8, ASM39365v2, whole genome shotgun sequence genomic DNA:
ggaccacgatctctcggtcttcgtactcgaacttcaccatctggtgaagagtggaaggcacggctcctgccgcatggatccaaggtctgccaaggagaaaattgtaggatgtgtccatgtcgatcacctggaaggttactcgaaattcgactggtcctatgaccaacaacaggtctatttctcccatggtatctctcttgatgccgtcgaaagctcttacgcagacattgttgggtcggattcttccggtcccaatttccatcctttgtagcgtggaaagcgggcaaatgtcaacacctgatcccccatccaacattacccgcttgacataatagtcttcgcatttaactgttagatgcaaagccttgttgtgtgccgctccttccgggggtaaatcattcttgctgaaagagatttggttaacggcgaagaatctttctgtcatctgctctagttgttccaccgaggtttcaactggtacatatgcttcattcaaggttttcagtaagatcttttgatgctcggtggacttcatcaataatgacagcatggatacttgctcagggtacttgcgcagctgatctatcacttcgtaatccggcattttcatttgttggaagaacatttccgcttcttcaacactcacgggcttctttggagggtaacgcctttgtgtggcgttgttcagttcttggttatttgaataccttccaatgaaagtattttttggaagttcttccatgacctctttacctttgtacatcaccaaagtcttttgataattccacggcactgtggacgggttggtcattggcttttgtggcacgcgtccgataaccactggctcattcagccgaggtggttgaatcgtcccccggaccacataggcccctttcggcacgtacataggttttgtctttttgattccgaagttctgcgtcttctcagcttgacctcgtggtatgtaaagaacttcatcctttaccggtaccactttcttttccaatttcttttcaggcactttctttatagctttggcctcctcccccttttctggtttctggtctgtctcgggcctcttccccgtgtcgacaatggcaattatggctttcagagcagggtcgaattctttgtcttcacaaatcattccgatcagcggcccattattgtgagcaggtaatggattgttagttacattcgggatctcctcgtcccttagcactattttcccttgctctatcaaattctcgaccactcttttcaacgaccagcagtcatttgtatcatgtccctcggcccctgaatgataggcgcatctgactccagctttgtaagaaggtgacgtcgggttttgccttgtttgagggattggttgcaagaaacccaactggactagcttcgggaacaaagtcgaggtggctcctgagggcgaaagttattctgcgggggttgtgggttatagtggttgcggtaaggaggctgatttttgggaggtggagctgggcctcggttggcttgttgtggtgtatgggtataaggttgggcaatcatgaccatataaggttgatgagcatatgccaaatttgagtgggggtagtagtgttgtggggctctttccggaaaatggggcccgggatgacgatactcccttgcttccgaggctgccatagtcgtttcttccttcttcttcccccttgtcgttcctccggatccgctttggacggcctgggaggtcgcccttatggctgcttgactcagaattctacctgttttcaagccattttccaccatctctccaatcttgatcgcttccgcgaatggcttacccatggctgacatcatgttttggaaatagtcagactcttgagcctggagaaaggtagtgaccatttccacttcatccatgggaggcttcactctcgacgcctgttcacgccacttaatagcatattctctgaagctttccgaaggtttcttcttcaaattcgacagagagtttcggtctggcgcaatgtcgatgttatactggaattgttttacaaaatctctggcgagatcatcccatatatgccatcgggacatttcctgatccatataccattccgaagctatccctactagactttccccaaaatacgccatcagcagttcttcttttccgccggctccccgtaattggttgcagtatttcttaagatgtgcaatggggtcaccgtgcccatcgtatttctcgaactttggggtcttgaaacccgttggcaggtgcacgtgagggaacatgcacaggtcggcgtaagagacgctcttttgtccgctcaatccttgcatattcttcaaactttgttcaaggcttctcattctcttggcaatctcattttgttctgcaattctggggttctgatcctgcccaggtgcaagctcgcactgaggcggtagaggattagtactggtagcgaacctagttggttccattgagaacgatggtgcttggaatttaaaggaggatgagtcaaagcttggcttgtacgtggttgGCTGTGCCGcgatcgggcaaggcgatgcagtaaagatgttcatgcttgcatcagtggccgacactCGGGGATGaagctcagaaggcgatccagcagagaaggctgaggtggctgggtacccgaatggggtagcaggataatttatgggaacattagaagtcccacttgacctggagaataattcagggaatccggggacgacacttggcggctctttcccattattccaatcgtccagcatttccaacatgcggagccgtaggattctattttcctccgcagttgcggattcaggtgtgaggacggctgagatcgagctttcctcggaaacagggattgtttgcaatggaatttctgaagacatttccacacatccttttgacctggtgaagtaagtgtgagtactgcttctggtcctaacaacaggtagttgaacacttctccttgacctcgtgaagtatgagtgcgaggccagtctttcaccaaaccaaccgtcttttcaaaaaccctggatactcatcgacaaacgcatggttaatttgcagcaaatgacagatagttaatctcacgttgggcatgatgcacctatacagttaagtggattactatatgtttgctacgagagtatgcgtcattccggcatttttcctcttattagtttttccccttttttctcttttttttttattttattattatttttttattttgcagtaaaagaaatgcgactggatccgatgaggattgcctacgtatcacgatgcctacgtgaatcagatcattacgtagttcgaaaaacataaatgagcgtaaaagaagcaacctctttattgttgaaatggtctattacaaactacattttgcaaaagaaaaagcgagCTTTGGAAATAAActtagactcaaaatagactaacaatcaccctgatgggaaaaaacaagcagaagatgctaagataccgATTTTGacctatgagtgcattatggttttgaaaattggtgtccgcggggcatcgttcggcctcaccgcggtcctaggcgtgagatccctctcaagtttctccagctcatgcatagtctgcttgacataacccattactgccgagaggacggtaacgctggacatgttctcacatcgtagacatcgtctggtgatggcatgggcaatggccttgatcctatctctggtttgctttttctctacgagtaggcgttttatctgatcgctacatatcttgaatacttgagcatcctgtatatgctgatgcttcagttgccgtacttccaactttatctgggctattgagtcgtaccagtatcggctctcaatttggaaatccttggcctaattagctgctttgatctcaagtgcagccatctcgctctttattttagcaacagtcttctcgtggtcgccttccaattggttcaggtatctgcgatgcttatctgctcttgtatcccactgtgccctgagcactgctatgatgttttcagatttctccaaaccatcttgccattccctgatttcactttttagcctttttatcagctgctcatCTGATCgatgccttggctgtttatctgcgtccacccttatctgtttgatctgggctctgagtctTTCGttgtcctgaattaacctgttccgctctcccagattggtagcatcttgcacgttgtgctcatatttcaaactttccacttgttgctttaacctgctgatttcggcgcaataacCTCTttctttgctaaccaatcccactgcttttgcgatgattcggtgaaattccggatgtggggccTCTTAGCTgacctttcatgctcaagttcccttctataccatgcaaggtaacctggcgccgtctctcctttggctcgatcccgcacacaagtatctgatttcaaatattgacactcactccagatttggcgaatctttgcttccgGGAaatgtccgttaggacttatttcaactgcttgagtgctaagatcttcctcatgaggtactgtttggcatcttccgaactgtctcaaaactcggcagggtgcgtaaggttgaatgcttttaagccccatcagtaagaaatgagttttagctgcagacatatataggatctcatcaacaggaaaccatcccaacgtccattgtatttggctggcagtaagagcttgaaagaactaggtccatgccaggactcctttgggcaaaatggtctctttggttctcgtgtaagattcttctatgcgggtcttttccggggaaccatggctcaaaatctcggaatgatggcagaggtgctcggtcatccatatctgtaggagcaagttacaaccttcgaagaaatttcccccagctttacaagctgtgagagcccgaaagatgtcagataccaccattggcgcgagagtactgtcactttgcgtgagtaaagtgctgacgaccccagatatcttcaaatcaatgttccatctttccttggaaacaccagaaggcccaggaacattatcatgaacgctacccatctgtgctcgtcccacttctgacgaactcctttgctgcacagtttgttgattggattattgaatccccctcatgaccgtacctatcatatatgaagcatggagtacaaaatccggctgccagatccgggttgtggactgttctaggtatcttcaatgaatctaagaGCCGAtataccgtgacgactcttggggcgaccaagtatttttccctcaagggaagttcagtattcccgatatatccggccatttcttccaaagtcggggtgagttcaaaatcagagaaatggaaaacattgtgcgccgggtcccagtaggtaaccaaagctcttatgatatctccccgaggctggatttccaacaaacccacgagacctttcagatgtttcttgacctcattttgtccttcagcacctagatcattccaccatagccgtaacttgacagggattttggtcattattgaaaaatgttcattttgcatcgtgctcatcctgcacatttattaaggtgattttaacaaaaatgacttgactcaaagtATTTtaacagaggggatcaagttttgaacacgaccTTTAAAAacttcggagacgaagattttaaggctgtgtgggtcaactggacaaaaatgctaaacaagacccaaaggtggctatttatgcaaagatcagccttccggcgtccctttcaggaacattcggctatttatgacaaaacagcatcacccgatttgtttacgactctttttaaagtttgaaacacattttttttattcattgattttggctatttcagcaaaaatgggggttgaacccgacgagggttgcctgcgtatctcacatccggtgagaatcaaaccggcgtagttcgggcatatcaggaatagaaaaaatcaaataaacctaaaaaaaatcaagaatacgtatttttattatatttttctttcgcagagagataaagactaaagaaaatattattattatatttttttattttttttaggaaatatttggactattagtttgAATTTacaaaggggtactacaaaagagatcacatttttttgaattatgaatttccgtttttttttacttttaaaataaataccttctcttttttttttgattttggaagtgataaaaagagaatttttatattattttttttttaataattctcaataaaaagacaattttttttttttagaaaaattccaagcaaggttttgacactacatggacattggttttatttttccaaaataagtaattatctcccctacgctgctatttttcttttttaggaaccggtcgacatgcggaaccgaagcaaataaatgcataacacagataggaatgcagcatgatggtcttttcatttcaggttgctagtcctagacggacccaacccctgtgttgggtcccctaagtcaaaatgcaacatgatgcaaataagcgttcttactagggatctggcatgaagtcaagttattctaggttcgtaacctgggtatttgttctagactgtatacccgagcggacaactcgagtcgaggagggggctacgtaccgaggacccgcgagatcgtccagctttgtaacttgtccgacctctttcttatttcaggtattgacactaacagaatagggagtctcgaccagcgagcttctccccggaggtaagaagagaagggtttcggcacagtttatatacagttcagataatatcaaagcggtaaaagacaacatttagcacgttatgcaaaaacatgtaataaagatcagataataaagccaaatataacaattattctaagctcgaattcttgaaccctgaaccagtggttctgggttattccTCTAAAAAGGTTTTTAActttttgtcacacctccttttgcgcgcccgccccgaagggttaaatgcgcgagggagtttttccaatttaagtgacaatattcgaaatgggattatttatttaattcagagtcgccacttgggaaaggtttggcttttggtgtcccaagtcaccggtttatcttgaatcccgaatcgaggaaattttcgacttttccaaatgaagtctgcgaaccagaaattctaagtaaggaattctgttgacccgagggaaggtgttaggcaccctcgaatcccgtggttctagcacggtcgcttaaattgttataatggctaaatatctgatttaaatacatgttgtgacttatgtgcttttattaagtttaaaccgcttttattattatcatttattttatagaattgcaacgtcgtgaaaatgcatctcgaaccacgtcacaatcaatgcacccgtagttgttaacacatttttgacttcgttgagatttggatttgggtcacatcaatgtgcacccgaatttaagaatatgatttaattaaaccgcgcctaaagagcctaacgcgttattattttttgagaaggccatgagattcactaaacggcctagcctgaattctaaatatttattatgattatttatcgagggccccgcgatcttgcatttttatttggcgaggctcgtctctattttagaaaggatatcctaaagtggctacatttctaatacatttgtccctaaaactagaagaagaggtacatgctaatttaattatatgctttggcctgatCCGGATTCTTATGATTAATTATCTACAAAGTTAAGAAAACATTATACTTTAATGGAAAAATTCtttaatttgacaaggaatcgcatacgagctaacgaaatataacacttaatccgaacatttcttgagttgaacttaactaaacttattgagactagattaaaggatttagctactagaTATTGTTACTAATGGGACTTTGAATGTGAccctatgtactgcctaacgGAACGCGAAAAAAAAagactaaatgaaacagaaacagCAATGTATAAGGTCGGAGTATACATACCCCGTACTAACAAACAACTACCGAACTAAAATACAAAGGGCTAAACTCAGTCGAGTATTAGCACATACTTTCAAACtattgaattataaactaatcaatttttttACAGACCCGTTAATGTACCATGAATAtcacaacaaatacttgaacttcttcaacctttttcatttcatgctttcgaactgtttcagttacatcaattatgggactcgaaatgtgtacctggaatgctgaaatgcaaagaagaagaggagaataacagggaagatcagcagcagcaagaaacaggactagcagtaacagcaggacagaatagcagcagcaacaactcaCAACACAATTGGAGTGGGATCAACACCCCAACTAGACCAAATTCTCGAGTAGAAACCAACAAAACAACCAACAGACTCAGTTGGATTTAGAGGGAATCAGTGTTGGACAAACAGATCAAGACCAGTGAAATCAAGACAGAAAataagaatgcaatttctagttttgcctgtctgtgttatcaaacagaGTTCTTTTCTAGTTTTTCTGTTTGTGTGTGTATATCTATCTCCCAGAACTTCAGCTCTCCTTCTTAATTCCCTCCCAgttttctcttccttttcttctcctcTCCCTATGTGTGTCTCTCTCTGTATGTTCTGTATGTATTAACCTGTATCTATTTTcagctctctctttttctcttatatcctcacagtgtgtgtatttcTCTCCTCTAATCTTTTTTGTCCCCCTTTATCTCTGTATGTCTTACCCTCTTTATAGTTCAAATTCCAAACTTTTACAGCCTGTTAGGCAATCAGATACCTCCCATGTGCTCCCCTCTTTTCAGATTCCACTCAGCtattttaagtattaacccccatcaacattccctggcaggctCATTCTTTAAAAGGTTTAACacttcttaaactaaaacaaAGTATGGGCatcagaatatatctgacagcatatgttgtcaaaccatttttaaatcagAAAGTccttttatgcaggaaccaggctgtgcacaatgcacatgctgtgcacaagtgcacatgccatcaactcagatttcaattacagaccaagccttaggtttctgaaatcatattaacaactataagtaactgaacttggttcttaattgattcaggcaatgttcaacagaagcaaatcgatttatttttgttcagacagttgaaactaattgacgacacatgtcgactcgactatattagttataacacatacaatcgacaccaaaatcagacattcaaaagtataggacacatgattcgaattgtactgactaaacagaattgTGCTtcaaggaatcagttaatcagtacaaattgAAGCTCaataattgcacaacaaatacatacatacacactatcagaacaagtagaagaggatactcaatcaaacaacaaaggttcaggcaaagtggtcaggGCATAGTTGCTAAAATTCGGGGACACAACCAttacacaacaacaataacagcctttcaaacaaacatggactaacagaacaaagaaaagagaatagaactcacctcaaatcccgaaaaatcaaaaacttaactcggactcggtcaggcctttcttaaggctgaacggactttaatcgaagtgtttctcagatgagaaacacttcgattaaggtccattagaccttaatttctttggctcgaacgggtatgaaccagtgacgaggaaccttaTGGTttcaaaaatcagatctgggattcatgcttccctggtcagattcggaccaaaccaagtatggtttggtcacgaggggggtctggggagtgtctggtatgaagctggggttaaacggtgtagatcgagttttgactcgaatcttcaaatgaagatttgagaaggtgggatgggattcgagttaagtagttaacagatccatgtttaggatggcaaggggattctagggtgttacggtgaaggtcaccggcgttcatgccgccggttttcatggtgaaggatacaggggcggctctagggtttgatggggatgagggtgaagacggaagctggggtatcggataggggggcagggtaaggttacaggcttatatagttagtgggtgggttgatctcatcCGTCGGATCAActgaaatcaatggcttggatctagaggcttaggggaaacggtgtcgtttcaactaaagggggtttgggttggtccgggtagaACGGGTCGGTttttgttcgtgggtatgggaaatgtgatcttggctgttgatcaatctgagatcaacggcccagatcaggctggattaaaacggcgtcgtttggacaccctgggtatcagctggactggaccgggcaggcctggtttgggcattgtttgtttgggccaattttaataaattggcccaatccggaagaagaagattatttttttttttattttaaatacaaaactaagcaaaaaatcaaattaaaaattaaatacacactcaatacaattatttgcacacacactaaaatattttaaaacaggtaaagtcaaacaaatcaaaatcacggacgaagatgcctatttatgattttctatttaacgaccggattacggttcgaattacgcatgacacacacattttttgtattttgttttaaataaataaataaataaaaaaaataaaaacgggcaaaagtcacaaataaatcaacaaagtgccgtacagaaatccaaaaattgtacagtaggaccaatttttattcttttggagcgattgtcgcgcaaaaacaaaaatcacgtgctcacaccattCATATTGAACTTTCttcaaataacaaaagaaaaaagaacggACATAATTTTTTTGTTAGTGAATCACTAATATCTCATTATGATCTTAAAACGAAATAAAACCAAAGTAAAAGAGAGGACCTTACCTTAAACTGATCAACAACGTTGTCTACCAAGCTACGTTCTCTGGAGAAAGACTGCATAAAGAAAACATCAAGACTGACTGGGAAAAGAAAAGAGTCGTAGTTAGGATTTTACCGAGGAAGGGTATTTTGGggtttataaaataatttaaggGATAGTAAAGTAATTTTTTGGTCAAACGAAAAAAGCTGTTGAGCTAAAAAATaataagttgggggagaccaacttatgacttttaGCTTGTTTTGGCTTAAAAGCACCCTAACTTAAAAGCACTTAGATGTTAAGCAAAACACCAAATTAAGCCAAAAAATGCCACCCAAGCACCCTCTTATTTTCCTCCTTTGGTTAATGAGTAGAAAATCTTTGCCGGAAATTTttttctagtgtttggttagagagtagaaaatattttttgagaaaaatattttttatgctactctcctcactccctccccctccccccaccccAAGTCCCTATGTTTCCTtgctcccccctccccccaaataGCCAACATTTTTAGGACTCTATTTTCTTCGAGAATTTAATAGGTCTTCTAAAAATTCACACAAACCCAAAAGAACTAATGTGTTGCTTTACTCTTTTACGCAAAAATAACGTTGAAATTTGTGCTCcataaccaaaaagaaaatactctttttttggttgaaaaagaaagtactcttgctacaacatgaaaataaagtatCAATTTCattgaaataaaaagaaatactttttctacatcatgaaaagaaaatactcattttgttgaaattaaaaaaaaaatactttttatatatcatgaaaagaaaatattttttttgttgaaatgaataTCAAGTTAGTAAGAAAAAAAACGGAGCGGTCGTGATTATTTTGTAAAAATTTCCAACCCTACTGAACTTGTGGTTATGGAAAATCCATTGATTGTGGTCCGACCTTCTGTACAAGGATATTAACAACTGTTATCTCATATTTAATTAATTCACTTTGATCTTTCTTACTGTCAAGTCTCCATTCTCCTTTTGATTTCTTGTACACTTAACAAATTGTCACGTATAGTTTTttcaaataaatatattatattgatGCATTCCTACTGTACAGTTTGCGTTCCCTTCTTCCCAAAGGCACTCATGCGCGACTGTCATTCTCTTTTTCTATATATTCCATACTATATATTTTACGCAAATTTGACGTGAGCGAAACATGAAAATACTGGTTATATATAAGGAAGCATGTCGTAGATCCGAATAATAGATTTTAAAGTTGTGCAGTTCTAGAAAGACTTTGCGTGAACTATGGCATATGAAATAAATAATTAAGTAGCTATTCCAACCCTCTATGTATTCTTCACAAAACATTCATGTGTATATAGGCAATCAAGTGCCGTTGTTGAATATATAGAGAAACTTAAACTTGCATAATTGCATTCGCCTAAAAGTTTGACTTTTATGTTCCGTCCAAGTTCAttctttttagctttgatttttctttttgctattattattattattattattattattattattataaatgGTTCTAGCTGTGGTATTAGGCCATACGATTATCTAGCTACATCATCTACAGGTTTTAGTAGCACCACCTTGCACTATTATCTTGACTAGTCTGCAAGTCCAGCCAACCCATTACATTATCACAAACCAAAATTTCCAACAAATTAAACCACGTAATCAGTAACTTAACAACGACGGTGCCCCATTTTTACCCTATAAATGCCCTCCTAATTAGTCCCTCATAAACACCAAACCATTGAAATCTAGCCACTATCACTTGCCACGCTTTATTACTCACCAAAATGAGTACTCTCATTTTCATTCTCTTTACCCTCTTCTTCACATATGCCAATGCAGCTACCATTATAGTTCGTAACAATTGTCCCTACACGGTTTGGGCTGCCGGAGTCCCCGCAGGAGGTGGCAAACGCCTCGACCGTGGCCAAACATGGACGATAAACACCCCTCCGGGGACTAAACAAGCCCGAGTTTGGGCCCGAACCGGATGCAACTTCGATGCATCCGGCAAGGGAAAATGCCAAACAGGAGATTGTAATGGTCTCCTTGAATGCAAAGCCTTTGGTGCACCCCCAAATACACTGGCTGAATTTGCACTAAATCAATTTGCAAACAAAGATTTTTTCGATATATCCCTTGTTGATGGCTTCAATGTTCCAATGGAATTTAGTCCTACTTCCAATGGGTGCACCCGTGGCATAACATGCAAAGCTGATATTAATGGACAATGTCCTAAAGAATTGAAAGCTCCAGGAGGTTGTAATAATCCTTGTACTGTGTTCAAGACCGATCAATACTGCTGTAACTCCGGCAACTGTGGACCGACGAATTTTTCGAGGTTTTTTAAGCAGAGGTGTCCTGATGCATATAGTTACCCTAAGGATGATCAAACTAGTACTTTCACTTGTCCTGCTGGTACAAACTATAAGGTTGTGTTTTG
This region includes:
- the LOC104223001 gene encoding thaumatin-like protein, encoding MSTLIFILFTLFFTYANAATIIVRNNCPYTVWAAGVPAGGGKRLDRGQTWTINTPPGTKQARVWARTGCNFDASGKGKCQTGDCNGLLECKAFGAPPNTLAEFALNQFANKDFFDISLVDGFNVPMEFSPTSNGCTRGITCKADINGQCPKELKAPGGCNNPCTVFKTDQYCCNSGNCGPTNFSRFFKQRCPDAYSYPKDDQTSTFTCPAGTNYKVVFCP